Proteins encoded within one genomic window of Candidatus Palauibacter scopulicola:
- the dapF gene encoding diaminopimelate epimerase, with product MSLFSKYTGAGNDFVIVRGEELGLRDAGALAAALCPRATGVGVDGLITVRSLSEEVVRLRFFNRDGSEFATCGNGSRCAARYAVDRGLVPPDHILATDDGEILARVRADGVALEYALDARVERELRVPIGTGPQRGRDAWLVRMGTAHLVVPVPSVDVEDFDDLCRPLRWREDVGPGGANVHLVARDGRAALIRTFERGVEGETLACGSGCMAAAFALRAAGEAGDRVEFLARSGAALTVEFLEAGRIRLSGPAVFIFDGVFPEATP from the coding sequence ATGTCGTTATTCAGCAAATACACCGGAGCCGGCAACGATTTCGTGATCGTGCGCGGCGAAGAACTGGGGCTCCGGGATGCGGGGGCCCTGGCCGCCGCGCTGTGCCCCCGCGCGACGGGCGTCGGCGTGGACGGGTTGATCACCGTCCGAAGCCTGAGCGAAGAAGTCGTCCGCCTCCGGTTCTTCAACCGCGATGGCTCCGAGTTTGCCACCTGCGGGAACGGTTCGCGTTGCGCGGCGCGCTACGCGGTGGACCGGGGGCTCGTGCCCCCCGATCACATCCTCGCGACGGACGACGGTGAGATCCTGGCGCGGGTGCGGGCGGACGGCGTGGCGCTGGAATACGCGCTCGACGCCCGCGTCGAACGCGAGTTGCGCGTGCCCATCGGGACCGGACCGCAGCGGGGGCGGGACGCCTGGCTCGTGCGGATGGGGACGGCGCACCTCGTGGTCCCCGTCCCGTCGGTTGACGTGGAGGACTTCGACGATCTCTGCCGACCCCTGCGGTGGCGGGAAGATGTCGGTCCGGGAGGGGCGAATGTGCACCTCGTCGCCCGCGACGGACGGGCGGCGCTCATCCGCACCTTCGAACGCGGCGTGGAGGGGGAGACGCTCGCCTGCGGCAGCGGCTGCATGGCGGCGGCGTTCGCCCTCCGGGCCGCGGGCGAGGCGGGGGACCGGGTCGAGTTCCTCGCCCGATCCGGGGCCGCGTTGACGGTGGAGTTCCTCGAGGCTGGGCGGATCCGCCTCAGCGGACCGGCGGTGTTCATCTTCGATGGCGTCTTTCCCGAAGCCACGCCCTGA
- a CDS encoding DUF1707 domain-containing protein gives MRDSQEKALSPEERQATVDRLCAHFARDAMNTTELERRLDIAYAARTRAELVALERDLPALRSETRPAAPEPRAAPESPPAASVAVDPARPVQEHDLIVSIWGATERKGSWVPPRQLTAVAVMGGTDLDFRQAAFATETVSVRLLALMGGVDIVVPPGVRVEWGGIALMGGVTMPEPVTPPAADAPVLRLSGLVCMGGVDVVERHPGESARDARKRIRKDRKARRRLASGD, from the coding sequence ATGAGGGACAGCCAGGAGAAGGCGTTGTCGCCGGAGGAGCGGCAGGCGACGGTGGACCGTCTCTGTGCGCATTTCGCGCGGGACGCCATGAACACCACGGAACTGGAACGCCGCCTGGACATCGCGTACGCCGCGCGGACCCGGGCGGAACTCGTGGCGCTCGAGCGAGACCTCCCCGCACTCCGGAGCGAGACTCGCCCGGCGGCACCGGAGCCCCGGGCGGCACCCGAGTCCCCCCCGGCCGCCTCCGTGGCGGTGGATCCGGCGCGGCCCGTTCAGGAGCACGACCTCATCGTCTCGATCTGGGGGGCGACGGAGCGCAAGGGGAGTTGGGTTCCGCCGCGCCAGCTCACCGCCGTCGCCGTGATGGGGGGGACGGACCTCGATTTCCGGCAGGCGGCATTCGCCACCGAGACGGTTTCGGTCCGGCTCCTCGCGCTGATGGGAGGCGTCGACATCGTCGTCCCGCCCGGCGTCCGCGTCGAGTGGGGCGGCATCGCGCTCATGGGGGGCGTGACCATGCCCGAACCCGTCACGCCGCCGGCCGCGGACGCGCCCGTCCTTCGCCTCAGCGGTCTCGTCTGCATGGGAGGCGTGGACGTCGTCGAGCGACACCCGGGCGAGAGCGCGAGAGACGCGCGGAAGCGGATCAGAAAGGATCGCAAAGCCCGGCGAAGACTCGCGTCGGGCGACTAG
- the gcvH gene encoding glycine cleavage system protein GcvH, giving the protein MSDIPEDLRYTPEHEYVRETDVDGEVLIGITDYAQGELGDVVYVELPAPGEAFGQMEAFGTVEAVKTVSELFCPASGAIVEVNEALEADPGLVNSDPYGDGWMIRLALETPEDFNDLLTAEQYAALVADADEI; this is encoded by the coding sequence ATGTCGGACATTCCGGAAGACCTCAGATACACGCCCGAGCACGAATACGTGCGGGAAACCGATGTCGACGGCGAGGTCTTGATCGGGATCACGGACTACGCCCAGGGCGAACTGGGCGATGTCGTCTACGTCGAACTCCCCGCGCCCGGCGAAGCGTTCGGACAGATGGAAGCGTTCGGAACCGTCGAGGCCGTGAAGACCGTCTCCGAACTCTTCTGCCCCGCGTCGGGAGCGATCGTGGAAGTGAACGAGGCGCTGGAGGCCGACCCCGGTCTCGTCAACAGCGATCCGTACGGTGATGGATGGATGATCCGGCTCGCGCTGGAAACGCCCGAGGACTTCAACGACCTCCTCACGGCCGAACAGTACGCCGCCCTCGTCGCCGACGCGGACGAGATCTGA
- the gcvP gene encoding aminomethyl-transferring glycine dehydrogenase has protein sequence MRLEMEPFGEFAERHIGLAPSDIEAMLEAVGARSVSDLVDETVPEPIRLGRDLDLPEAITERRLLDHAAELARLNRPFRSYLGLGYHGTLTPGVILRNIMENPGWYTQYTPYQAEISQGRLEALLNFQTMVIDLTGLPIANASLLDEGTAAAEAMLMLWGTKGSEDRNVFLVSEACHPQTVAVVRGRARPLGIQVRLFQHGDLAAHDPDDAFGALLQYPTTEGAVLDYRGLCDALHEHGAGVVVAADLLALALLAPPGEFGADIAVGNSQRFGVPMGYGGPHAAYLAATDAFRRKLPGRIIGVSVDADGNPALRMALQTREQHIRREKATSNICTAQVLLAIMAGMYAVYHGPEGIRAIATRVRKLTWTLARGLERLGHTIVHEQFFDTLQVIPSGFTSADILARARERGINLRDFEDGTVGIALDETVRGEDLEDLFAVFGGEGGRQFGAGDIAADIPEPAYPAELARTSGYLEHPVFNRYRSETEMLRYIHRLETRDLSLNTSMIPLGSCTMKLNATSQMIPVTWAEFGSLHPFAPVDQAEGYGRLFDELERWLCEISGLPACSLQPNSGAQGEYTGLLVIAARHEDRGEGHRDVCLIPSSAHGTNPASAVMAGMKVVVVRCDENGNIDVEDLRAKAEKHADRLAATMITYPSTHGVFESAIREVTDIVHEHGGLVYLDGANLNAQVGLCRPGDYGADVIHINLHKTFAIPHGGGGPGMGPICVTAELAPYLPGHPLIDVGGDAAIPPVSAAPWGSASILLISWAYIAMLGRDGVRAATEAAVLNANYMASRLSEHFDVLYRGDRGRVAHEFILDLRPLRRGTGVTDEDVAKRLMDYGFHAPTMSFPVAGTIMIEPTESESKRELDRLVHALVSIREEIRRIAEGALDAKDNPLKNAPHTAQMVTADAWDHAYTRREAAWPAPSTREWKFWPPVRRVNNAYGDRNLICACPPIESYESETAGT, from the coding sequence ATGCGGCTGGAGATGGAGCCGTTCGGCGAGTTCGCTGAGCGCCACATAGGATTGGCGCCCTCGGACATCGAGGCGATGCTGGAGGCGGTCGGCGCGAGGAGCGTGAGCGACCTTGTCGATGAGACCGTGCCCGAGCCGATCCGCCTGGGGCGCGATCTCGACCTGCCCGAAGCCATCACCGAGAGAAGGCTCCTCGATCACGCGGCGGAACTCGCGCGTCTCAACCGCCCCTTCCGTTCCTATCTCGGTCTGGGGTATCACGGCACCCTGACACCCGGCGTCATCCTCCGGAACATCATGGAGAACCCCGGCTGGTATACGCAGTATACACCCTACCAGGCAGAGATCTCGCAGGGGCGGCTCGAGGCCCTGCTCAACTTCCAGACGATGGTCATCGACCTCACGGGGCTTCCGATCGCGAACGCGTCGCTCCTGGACGAGGGAACCGCCGCGGCGGAGGCGATGCTCATGCTCTGGGGCACCAAGGGGAGCGAGGACCGCAACGTCTTCCTGGTGTCGGAGGCCTGCCACCCCCAGACCGTCGCCGTCGTCCGGGGCCGCGCCCGGCCGCTCGGAATCCAGGTGCGGCTCTTCCAGCACGGCGACCTCGCGGCGCACGATCCGGACGATGCCTTCGGCGCGCTCCTGCAGTACCCAACCACGGAAGGCGCCGTTCTCGACTATCGCGGGCTCTGCGACGCCCTTCACGAGCACGGGGCCGGAGTGGTGGTGGCGGCGGATCTCCTCGCGCTCGCCCTGCTCGCACCACCGGGCGAGTTCGGCGCGGACATCGCCGTCGGCAACTCCCAGCGGTTCGGCGTACCCATGGGTTACGGCGGGCCGCACGCCGCCTACCTCGCGGCCACGGACGCGTTCCGGCGCAAGCTGCCGGGACGGATCATCGGAGTCTCGGTCGACGCGGATGGGAACCCGGCGCTCCGGATGGCCCTGCAGACGCGCGAGCAGCACATTCGGCGGGAGAAGGCGACGTCGAACATCTGCACCGCGCAGGTGCTGCTCGCGATCATGGCCGGGATGTACGCCGTGTATCACGGTCCGGAAGGCATCCGCGCCATCGCGACCCGCGTACGCAAGTTGACGTGGACCCTCGCCCGCGGACTCGAGCGGCTCGGGCACACGATCGTTCACGAGCAGTTCTTCGACACCCTGCAGGTCATCCCCTCGGGTTTCACCTCCGCCGACATTCTCGCGAGGGCGCGCGAACGCGGCATCAACCTGCGGGACTTCGAAGATGGGACCGTCGGGATCGCCCTCGACGAGACCGTGCGGGGCGAGGACCTGGAGGATCTGTTCGCCGTCTTCGGGGGCGAGGGCGGGCGGCAATTCGGCGCCGGAGACATCGCCGCGGACATCCCGGAGCCCGCATATCCCGCGGAACTCGCGCGAACGTCGGGCTACCTCGAGCACCCGGTCTTCAACCGGTATCGTTCCGAGACCGAGATGCTGCGCTACATCCATCGGCTCGAAACCCGCGACCTGTCGCTGAACACGAGCATGATCCCGCTCGGATCCTGCACGATGAAGCTCAACGCGACGTCGCAGATGATCCCCGTGACGTGGGCCGAGTTCGGGTCGCTGCACCCGTTCGCCCCCGTGGACCAGGCCGAGGGTTATGGGCGCCTGTTCGACGAACTGGAGCGGTGGCTGTGCGAGATCAGCGGACTGCCCGCCTGCTCGCTGCAGCCGAACTCGGGGGCCCAGGGCGAGTACACCGGCCTCCTCGTGATCGCGGCCCGGCACGAGGACCGGGGCGAGGGACACCGGGACGTGTGCCTCATCCCGTCTTCGGCGCACGGGACGAACCCCGCGAGCGCGGTCATGGCCGGGATGAAGGTCGTGGTCGTCCGCTGCGACGAGAACGGGAACATCGATGTCGAGGATCTGCGCGCCAAGGCGGAGAAGCACGCCGACCGGCTCGCGGCGACGATGATCACGTATCCCTCCACCCATGGCGTGTTCGAGTCGGCCATCCGGGAGGTGACGGACATCGTCCACGAACACGGCGGACTCGTGTACCTCGATGGCGCCAACCTCAACGCCCAGGTCGGCCTCTGCCGGCCGGGCGACTACGGCGCCGACGTCATCCACATCAACCTCCACAAGACGTTCGCCATCCCGCACGGAGGCGGCGGTCCCGGGATGGGTCCGATCTGCGTCACGGCCGAACTTGCGCCCTACCTGCCGGGACACCCGCTGATCGATGTCGGCGGCGACGCCGCGATCCCGCCGGTCTCCGCGGCGCCATGGGGGAGCGCCTCGATTCTCCTCATCTCGTGGGCCTACATCGCCATGCTCGGGCGCGACGGGGTGCGCGCGGCGACCGAGGCGGCCGTCCTCAACGCGAACTACATGGCCAGCCGTCTCAGCGAGCACTTCGACGTCCTCTACCGGGGCGATCGCGGGCGGGTCGCCCACGAGTTCATCCTCGACCTGCGTCCGCTCCGGCGGGGGACGGGCGTGACGGACGAGGACGTCGCGAAGCGCCTCATGGACTACGGGTTCCACGCGCCCACGATGTCGTTTCCGGTCGCGGGCACGATCATGATCGAGCCCACGGAGAGCGAGTCGAAGCGGGAACTGGACCGGCTCGTCCACGCCCTCGTCTCGATCCGCGAGGAGATTCGGCGGATCGCGGAGGGGGCGCTGGATGCGAAGGACAACCCGCTGAAAAATGCGCCCCACACCGCGCAGATGGTCACGGCCGACGCGTGGGACCACGCCTACACGCGGCGGGAAGCCGCGTGGCCCGCGCCTTCGACCCGGGAGTGGAAGTTCTGGCCGCCCGTGCGCCGCGTGAACAACGCGTACGGGGACCGGAACCTCATCTGCGCGTGTCCACCGATCGAGAGCTACGAAAGCGAGACCGCCGGCACATAG
- a CDS encoding metal-dependent hydrolase: MARLVFHGQSCYEIETADGTRILIDPFLTGNPVAVVGPEHFTDRLDYLLLTHGHGDHIADAWDILAATDAQLIATYEIVSYAGEVQGHANAHPMHIGGAHEFPFGRVKLTAALHGGKIDAPGAEAYTTTPAGILLNVDGTRVYHAGDTGLTRDMELLNGEVDVALVPIGDNFTMGPEDAARAIEMIEPRIAVPNHYGTWELIDVDPARFVDAVGDTAEVVILKPGEALEL, encoded by the coding sequence ATGGCGCGACTCGTCTTTCACGGCCAGAGCTGCTACGAGATCGAAACGGCGGATGGCACGCGGATCCTCATCGACCCGTTCCTGACCGGGAATCCCGTGGCGGTCGTCGGACCGGAGCACTTCACGGATCGCCTCGACTATCTCCTGCTCACGCACGGGCACGGCGACCACATCGCGGACGCCTGGGACATCCTCGCGGCGACGGACGCGCAGCTCATCGCCACGTACGAGATCGTGTCGTACGCCGGCGAGGTGCAGGGGCACGCGAACGCCCACCCGATGCACATCGGTGGCGCTCACGAGTTCCCGTTCGGGCGCGTGAAGCTCACGGCGGCCCTCCACGGCGGGAAGATCGACGCGCCGGGCGCGGAGGCGTACACGACAACGCCCGCCGGCATTCTCCTCAACGTGGACGGCACGCGCGTCTACCACGCCGGAGATACGGGGCTCACGCGCGACATGGAGCTTCTCAACGGGGAGGTGGACGTGGCGCTGGTGCCGATCGGCGACAACTTCACGATGGGCCCGGAGGACGCCGCGCGCGCGATCGAGATGATCGAACCCCGCATCGCCGTTCCGAACCACTACGGCACGTGGGAGTTGATCGATGTCGATCCGGCCCGCTTCGTGGACGCCGTGGGCGACACCGCCGAGGTCGTGATCCTCAAGCCCGGAGAGGCTCTGGAGTTGTGA
- a CDS encoding MotA/TolQ/ExbB proton channel family protein, which yields MIASTLWLQETLTLGEGQSLNLVEIWDAGGWMMWPLGAALAIGILIILWKLVDLQLKGGKNKTVLREADEQIAAGNLDEALEVCTESGAPAGNVLSAGLSRYNEGTDRATQAVENAGAIEVAGLEKGLVWLATLSNVAPLLGFLGTVIGMIMAFQAIEIAGEVEATLVAGGIKVALITTATGLTIAIPINIFHNYFVTKIDRLVIDMEESAQRLIDALHARAVG from the coding sequence TTGATAGCGTCCACACTCTGGTTGCAGGAGACACTGACGCTGGGTGAGGGTCAGTCGCTCAATCTGGTGGAGATCTGGGATGCCGGGGGTTGGATGATGTGGCCGCTGGGGGCGGCGCTCGCCATTGGGATTCTCATCATCCTCTGGAAGCTCGTCGACCTGCAGTTGAAGGGCGGCAAGAACAAGACCGTTCTCCGGGAAGCCGACGAACAGATCGCCGCCGGCAACCTCGATGAAGCGCTCGAAGTCTGCACCGAGTCCGGCGCTCCGGCGGGGAACGTCCTCAGCGCGGGGCTCTCGCGCTACAACGAAGGGACCGACCGCGCGACGCAGGCGGTGGAGAACGCCGGCGCGATCGAAGTCGCGGGGCTCGAGAAGGGCCTCGTGTGGCTGGCGACGCTGTCGAACGTCGCTCCGCTCCTCGGCTTCCTCGGGACCGTGATCGGGATGATCATGGCTTTCCAGGCCATCGAGATCGCGGGCGAGGTGGAAGCCACGCTGGTCGCCGGCGGGATCAAGGTCGCGCTCATCACCACCGCCACGGGTCTCACGATCGCGATTCCGATCAACATCTTCCACAACTACTTCGTGACGAAGATCGACCGCCTCGTCATCGACATGGAAGAGAGTGCCCAGCGCCTCATCGACGCGCTGCACGCGCGCGCGGTCGGCTAG
- a CDS encoding transglycosylase SLT domain-containing protein — protein MHVQRRIRRLVRIHGLRAPWLGSLLTLALTSALAAQAGSAARAPGPGQVAAMSADADVLERARRLLEARMPVSASALLAPALAAGEVEGDEAVLLAARAFADQRAWASVLDLLSERESWPPSAPSQATVLLARAYAGLDSLTRSAAHYRAYLSGIDGTPPLRARVEFARVSYRRYQWYEARDQLALAEGEHPELASWLRLSRLYALAEAEDRDAFALADSIVREARVPADSARLPAARLAFKLEDPERGAALASRAGQGVRNVLAARHLGPHYLAVGDSASAASAFADAIRRGLQTPETGPALLALTRSWRTLRDVGRSDTRAGRHSRGAGYLAEALELAPAAERPGIAESLASAYMALGAPARAAEALAPWTGDPASVAAPRASLWMLAASIYRALGRHGDADEARETAARGSGDVAARAAYLIADLEHDAGRPDIAAEGFERSYRAFPDASYGTRSLERLALLAYHEGRYEEARMLLAEYRERYPEGEWVQGAIYWGGKVAEALGDTQGASAFYARALRYSPLDYYAILAEPRTGTDRLAAVGIGDGEPLPDLDPIHATALRRMNVLREVGWPERARREYRRASERGPGTYGAILAFAHALNDAEWTREGIREGWRAQSIRGRWTRPLLEAIYPLPFREALVAAAERNGLPPHFVAGLSRRESMFDPEIRSVANAIGLMQLLPETARNVSSRAGLAGYRRHQLTVPQVNLMLGTRYLSEVLGRFDGFDIAGMISYNAGPHRYTRWRDFPEFADDEKLVERIPYRETREYVRAVTELAEIYRFLYPDLGVPNP, from the coding sequence GTGCATGTTCAGCGGCGAATCCGGCGCCTCGTGCGCATCCACGGGCTGCGCGCTCCCTGGCTGGGGTCGCTACTGACGCTGGCCTTGACGTCCGCGCTCGCCGCGCAGGCCGGGAGCGCGGCGCGCGCCCCCGGCCCCGGACAGGTCGCGGCGATGTCGGCAGACGCCGATGTGCTGGAACGGGCGCGGCGCCTTCTCGAAGCCCGGATGCCGGTCTCGGCATCGGCTCTCCTGGCGCCCGCGCTGGCCGCGGGCGAGGTGGAGGGTGACGAGGCCGTGTTGCTGGCGGCGCGGGCCTTCGCGGATCAGCGGGCATGGGCCTCCGTGCTGGACCTCCTCTCGGAGCGCGAAAGCTGGCCACCGTCCGCGCCGTCGCAGGCGACGGTCCTCCTGGCGCGGGCGTACGCGGGGCTCGACAGCCTGACCCGTTCCGCGGCGCACTACCGCGCGTATCTGAGCGGGATCGACGGGACCCCGCCGCTTCGCGCGCGCGTCGAGTTCGCCCGCGTGTCCTACCGGCGCTACCAGTGGTACGAAGCGCGGGACCAGCTCGCGCTCGCCGAGGGCGAACACCCGGAACTCGCTTCGTGGTTGCGGCTCTCGCGCCTCTACGCCCTGGCGGAGGCCGAGGACCGGGACGCCTTCGCCCTCGCCGACTCGATCGTGCGCGAGGCCCGCGTTCCGGCGGATTCCGCGCGCCTCCCCGCAGCCCGCCTGGCCTTCAAGCTCGAGGATCCGGAACGTGGGGCCGCGCTCGCGAGCCGCGCCGGCCAAGGCGTCCGGAACGTCCTCGCCGCCCGGCACCTCGGACCGCACTACCTGGCGGTCGGGGATTCCGCCTCGGCCGCGTCGGCCTTCGCGGATGCGATCAGGAGAGGCCTCCAGACGCCGGAGACGGGACCCGCGCTCCTCGCGCTCACCAGGTCCTGGCGGACGCTGCGCGATGTCGGGCGCTCCGACACCCGCGCAGGACGTCACTCCCGCGGCGCCGGCTATCTGGCGGAGGCGCTGGAGCTCGCACCGGCGGCCGAACGCCCGGGCATCGCCGAATCCCTCGCGTCGGCGTACATGGCGCTGGGCGCTCCCGCGCGGGCGGCCGAGGCGCTGGCCCCGTGGACCGGGGACCCCGCTTCCGTCGCCGCGCCCCGGGCGTCGCTGTGGATGCTCGCCGCCAGCATCTACCGTGCGCTCGGTCGCCACGGCGACGCCGACGAGGCTCGCGAGACGGCCGCCCGCGGCTCCGGGGATGTCGCCGCCCGCGCCGCCTACCTCATCGCGGACCTCGAGCACGATGCCGGCCGCCCCGACATCGCCGCGGAGGGCTTCGAGCGCTCCTACCGCGCGTTCCCGGACGCGAGCTACGGGACGCGGTCGCTGGAACGGCTCGCGCTGCTCGCGTACCACGAGGGCCGTTACGAGGAGGCGCGGATGCTCCTGGCCGAATACCGTGAGCGCTACCCGGAGGGCGAGTGGGTCCAGGGAGCGATCTACTGGGGTGGCAAGGTCGCGGAGGCGCTGGGCGACACCCAGGGCGCGAGCGCGTTCTACGCCCGCGCCCTCAGGTACAGCCCGCTCGACTACTACGCGATCCTCGCGGAGCCCCGCACCGGCACGGATCGCCTGGCCGCGGTCGGAATCGGGGACGGCGAGCCGCTGCCCGACCTCGATCCCATCCACGCCACGGCGCTCCGGCGCATGAACGTGCTGCGAGAGGTGGGATGGCCCGAGCGCGCGCGCCGGGAATACCGCCGCGCCAGCGAGCGCGGCCCGGGGACCTACGGCGCCATCCTTGCCTTCGCCCACGCCCTGAACGACGCGGAATGGACGCGGGAGGGAATCCGCGAGGGCTGGCGCGCGCAGTCGATTCGCGGCCGCTGGACCCGCCCGCTCCTCGAAGCGATCTATCCGCTGCCCTTCCGCGAGGCCCTCGTCGCCGCGGCCGAGCGGAACGGACTCCCGCCGCACTTCGTCGCCGGACTCTCGCGTCGCGAGTCGATGTTCGACCCGGAGATCCGTTCCGTCGCCAATGCCATCGGTCTCATGCAGCTCCTGCCCGAGACGGCCCGCAACGTCTCCTCCCGCGCCGGACTCGCAGGCTATCGGCGTCACCAGCTCACGGTCCCGCAGGTCAACCTGATGCTAGGGACCCGGTACCTGTCGGAAGTCCTCGGCCGCTTCGACGGCTTCGATATCGCGGGGATGATCTCCTACAACGCCGGCCCCCACCGATACACGCGCTGGCGCGACTTTCCCGAGTTCGCGGACGACGAAAAACTGGTCGAGCGGATCCCCTACCGGGAGACGCGCGAGTACGTCCGGGCGGTCACGGAACTGGCCGAAATCTACCGTTTCCTGTACCCGGACCTGGGCGTCCCGAACCCCTGA
- a CDS encoding cold-shock protein, which translates to MPSGTVKWFNDSKGYGFIEQPDGGDDVFVHYSSIDMDGYKTLVEGMAVDFEFTQGDKGLHATRVVRTA; encoded by the coding sequence ATGCCATCAGGTACGGTCAAGTGGTTCAACGACTCCAAGGGGTACGGTTTCATCGAGCAGCCCGACGGCGGCGATGACGTCTTCGTGCACTACTCGTCCATCGACATGGACGGGTACAAGACGCTCGTCGAAGGGATGGCGGTGGACTTCGAGTTCACGCAGGGCGACAAGGGCCTGCACGCGACCCGCGTCGTGCGCACCGCCTGA